Within Massilia litorea, the genomic segment TGAGACCGTCCTTTTTCAGCTTGTCCTCGATCGCCAGCAGTTCGCCGTCGTCCAGCGCGTACAGCTTCTGCAGCGGCTTCTTGCCGCGCGGCGGCACGTCGACACGGTACAGCGGCGGACGCGCCACGCAGATGTGCCCATGGCGGAACAGGGCAGGGAAGTGCTTGAAGAACAGGGTCAGCAAGAGCACCTGGATGTGGGAGCCGTCCACGTCCGCATCGGAGAGGATGCAGATCTTGCCGTAGCGCAGACCGCTCAGATCGGGCGAATCGCCCTGCGAGTGCGGGTCGACGCCGATCGCGACCGAGATGTCGTGGATCTCGTTGTTCGCGAACAGGCGGTCGCGGTCGGTTTCCCAGGTATTCAATACCTTGCCGCGCAGCGGCAGGATCGCCTGGTATTCCTTGTCGCGGCCCATCTTCGCGGAACCGCCGGCCGAATCGCCCTCGACCAGGAACAGTTCGTTGCGCGTCAGGTCGGTCGATTCGCAATCGGTCAGCTTGCCCGGCAAGACGGCGACGCCCGAGGACTTCTTCTTTTCGACCTTCTGCAGCGAACGCATGCGCGACTGCGCCTGCTTGATGACGAGGTCGGCCAGCTTCTTGCCGTATTCGACGTGCTGGTTCAGCCACAGCTCGAGCGGCGGTTTCGTGAACGTCGAGACGAGTTTGACGGCGTCGCGCGAGTTCAGGCGTTCCTTGGTCTGGCCCTGGAATTGCGGGTCCAGCACCTTCGCCGACAGCACGAAGGAGACGCGTGCGAACACGTCTTCCGGCAGCAGTTTGACGCCTTTCGGCAGCAGGCCGTGCAGTTCAACAAAACCTTTCACGGCGCCGTACAGGCCGTCGCGCAGGCCGGACTCGTGCGAGCCGCCGCTTGGCGTCGGGATCAGGTTGACGTAGGACTCGCGCACCACGGCGCCTTCCTCGTTCCAGGCCACGACCCAGGCCGCGCCTTCGCCTTCGGCAAAACTCTCGTCGCCCGCCGCCGCATAGCCGGCACCCTCGAACAGCGGGATCACGGTCTGGCCGCTGGTGCTCTGGTTCATTGCCTCGACCAGGTAGCCGCGCAGGCCCTCGTCGTAGCGCCAGGTCTGGACGTCGCCGGTTTTCGCGTTCGTCAGCGTGACGGTCACGCCCGGCAGCAGCACGGCTTTTGACCTCAGCAGACGCACCAGGTCGCCCATCGGGATGTTCGGCGAATCGAAATATTTGGCGTCCGGCCAGGCGGTGACGCGGGTGCCGTTCTTCTTGCCGCCGCGCTCGAAGGGTGCGGAGGAGAGCGGCTCGATCACGTCGCCGTCGGCGAAGACCAGGTTGTGGACGCCGTTGCCGTCCTCGGTCTTGCGCCAGACCGTGATCTCGAGGCGCTTCGACAGCGCATTGGTGACCGAGACGCCGACGCCGTGCAGGCCGCCCGAGAAGGCATAGGCGCCGCCCGAACCCTTGTCGAACTTGCCGCCGGCGTGCAGGCGCGTGAACACGATTTCGACCGTGGACACGCCTTCTTCCGGGTGGATGCCGACCGGGATGCCGCGGCCGTCGTCCTCGACGGTGACGGAACCGTCGACGTTCAGGGTAACGCCGATGTTGCTGCAGTAGCCGCCCAGCGCCTCGTCGGAGGCGTTGTCGATGACTTCCTGGATGATGTGCAGCGGGTTCTCGGTGCGGGTGTACATGCCCGGACGCTGCTTCACGGGTTCGAGTCCCTTGAGGACGCGGATGGATGATTCGCTGTAGTCGGGTGCGGGTTTCTTGGTTGCCATGCTGATCAGTGTTTTTTCGAAAGCCTGCGCATTCTATATCTTGTCGGGAGGAAAAAGCAGGAGGGGCGTAACGGATTGTTCTTGTCAACGCGTGGAAACGTGACTAGATTGGTACGCAAGGTTGCTACGCCAAGCGGCCCCGAGAAACCGTTGAGCGGAAGGCGTTCATTGAGAACAATACTGTACATGCATACAGTAATAATCGCAAGACTCGCCATCTTACCGCAGTTTTCCGTACAACAGGTCCGTGGGCTGTCCACGTCGCACGCACCGGATGATCATCATGCATGCACAAAAAATGCCGACGGCAGTACGACTGCTCGGATTTTCACCAGGCGCTGCCGTGCACCTGGCCACCTTGCTGGCAGGTGCGCCGCGCTCGGGACCGCTGTATTCCTGCCTGCATGAGGACAGCCTGCAGGAACCCGACATCGTGCTGGCCGACGGCGGCAATCCGGCGGCCCTGGCCTGGCTCGACGGCATGCGCTGTGCGCCGCCCGCGCTGGTGATCGGCGGTTCGCCCCACGCCGATTACGCCCACCTGGCGCTCCCGATCGACCCCGAGCAGTTGCATGCCTCCCTCGTCAGACTGCTGGCCGAACGGCGGCGTGCGCTGGCGCTGCTGAGCGCGCGCGGCGAGCCGCTGCTGGCCGAGCGCCGGCGTCGTCCCAGGCTCGGGGCCGACGCCGGCTGCGCCGATGGACGCCAGCCGCCGCGCGACGGCAAGGTGCTGATCGTCGACAAGGGCGGCGCCTTCCGTGACCATCTGGCCGGGCTGGTAGGTGATGGCCGGCTGGCGATCGCCTGGACCGACAGCGCGCCGATGGCAGTGCGCCTGTGCGACGAGACACCGGTCTCGCTGGCGATGATCAACACGGCCACACCCGGCATCGACCCCTATGGACTGAGCCGCAACATCAAGGCGCAGGACGGGGCAGGGCGCACGGCCGTGGTGCTGCTGGTGGGACGGACATTCAATTATGACAGTACGCTGGCGCATGGCGCCGGGGTACGCGGGCTGCTCGACAAGCCGGTGGGGGACCGCAGCCTGGTGTGCATGCTGCAACGCTTGACGAGTCTGCAGGACATGCCTGCCTCGGTCAGCTCAGCCATGTGATTTTGTTACAACTTCGAATCGTGCGCGGCAGTGGCGGGGCTATATTCGTCCCATGGCAGACGAACAACCCAAGCCCGACGCCGAGCCTTCCGGCCCGCCGCTGGAAAACCGTGCCGAGACCCCGCAGCGCATTCCGGACCGCCGCGCAAGCAGTGGCGGCGTGCCGCGTTACCAGCGTCCAGGCGACACGCCCTTCGCGCTGGCCGGGCGGGTGCTGCGTTCACGCTGGCGTGCACTGCGCGACCGCTTCAGCCGCGACTTCATGCGCCGCACCCTGCGCATCGGCGTCTCGGCGCGCATCTTTCATCCCGAACCGGGTTCGACCGGCCTGCGCAGCAAAAATCTCCAGTACCTGGAGGAGTCGATCGCCCAATGGGTGATGTCGCGCGACGTGCTGGTGTTCATGATCCCGACCGTGAACACCAACGGCCTGCTCCATCCCAGCAACATCACCCTGCGCCACTACGCGCGCCACCTGGACGGCCTGGTATTGCAGGGCGGGGCCGACGTCTCGCCGCAGACCTATTCCGAGTCGCCCACCCGCCCCGAGTGGAGCGGTGACCGCGCGCGCGACCTGTACGAACTCGAACTGCTGCACGAATTCGTGGAGGCCGGCAAGCCGGTGCTGGGCGTCTGCCGCGGCTGCCAGCTGATCAACGTGGCCTTCGGCGGTACCCTGTACCAGGACGTGGCGACGAATGTTCCCTCCGCGCTGGCCCACGTGCACACCGACTATGACGCCCACCGCCACGCGATCGAATTCCCGCCGGGCTCCTCGCTCGGGCGCATGTTCCCCAACGCCGGGCGCCCGATCGTCAATTCGATCCACCACCAGGCGGTCAAGGAACCCGGGCGCGATATCCGCATCGAGGCGGTGTCATATCCGGACGGGATCGTCGAGGCGATCCGCTACGACAAGGCGGACTTCGTGATGGGCCTGCAATGGCACCCGGAATTCCACCGGGCCGGTGGGACGGACCTGCTCGATTGCACGCCGGTGCTGGATGAGTTTTTACGGGCGGCCAGGGAGACGCGCTTGTAAGAAATGTCGCCAATATTCATGTTGCGATCCGCGTGGGCTCGAGAGCCCACCCTACGTTACACCGCTGCCGCGTGATCAATCTTGGAACGGTGGTGCAATCGAAACGCTACCTGCGCCGGAACCGCCGCTCGCCGCGAAACCAGTTGATCGCCGCATGCACCATCCCCTCGACGCTGCCCTGCTGCTCGTACTGCTGCCGCAGCAGCGTCGCGTCACTGCCATGCGCCGCCGCCAGCGCCAGGTGTTTTAATCCATCCAGGCTCCCCAGCGCCGCGGCATACGGCTCCATCTTATTCAGCGTCGCCAGGATATCCTCGCGCAGCGACACCGTTTCGTAGGTCTTCGGATGCGTGATCGCTCCCTCCAGCCCGAAGCGGCAAGCCTGGAAGCGGTTGTAGTTATAGACGAGGTAATCGTCCTCGACCGGCGGCTCATCGAAGCGTTCCAGCAGATAGCTGCACAGCGCCTGCAGATAGGCCGCCAGCGCCGCCGCGCGTTCCACCGTCAGTGGCGTGTCGCACACGCGCAGCTCGATCGTGCCGTACTCGGGTTTCGGGCGCAGGTCCCAGTAAAAATCCTTCATGCTCTTGACGATGCCGGTGCGCTCCATCTTGGCGAAATAGGCCGACTCGAATTCCGCCCAGCTGAGCATGAAGGGCGCGCGCCCGCTCATCGGGAAGGCGAACACGGAATTCAGGCGCGCCGAATCGAAATGGCTGTCGTGGCCCTGCACGAAGGGAGAAGAGCTCGACAAGGCGATGAAATGCGGGATGTAGCGGCTCAAGGCGTGCAGCAGGTACATGGCGTTGTCGCCGTCGCCGCAGCCGATGTGCACGTGCTGGCCGAACACGGTAAATTGCTTGGCCAGGTAGCCGTACAGCGAGGACAAATGTTCGAAGCGGGCTTTCGGGAAAATCTTCTGTTCCGACCAGTGCTGGAAAGGGTGGGTGCCGCCGCCGGCGATGCCGATGTTCAGCTGGTCGCCGGCTGCGACCAGGGTGTCGCGGATTTCCTGCAATTCGGCCAGCAGCGCCGGATAGGTCGATTGCACGCTCGAATTAATCTCGATCATGCTCTCGGTGATCTCGGGCGTCACGTTGCCGGGGAAGGGCTTGCGGGCCAGCAGGTGCAGCAAATCCGGGCTGGCGGCAGTGAGGTCGAAGTCGGACAGGCTGACCAGCTGCAACTCGAGTTCGACCCCGAAGGTCAGCGGCGTGGACTGGGTAAACGGTTCAAGGGGCATGCGACGCCTCCGGGCGGGGCTCTGGTATTTCGTGCGCCCACACCAGGGCGCGCTGGATGATGATCGGCCCGAACACTTCCAATAACATCGTCACCGCCGCCACCGAACGCAGTTCCTCGACGACGTGCACGCCGGCCAGCCGCGCGTGTTCCAGCAGCAGGATCACGAACACGGACAATGGCGCCAGCGCCACGCCGGCCAGCGCCCCCTTGCGCCAGGAGATGCCCGCCAGGTGGGAAAAGGCCATGACGCCTGCCGTCTTGGTAACCAGGCGCGCCAACACGAGCACGGCGGCAAGCAGGCTGCCGGCCGCGACCTTCTGCCAGTCGAGGGTCGAAGCGGCGAACACGAACAACAACACCGTCAGCAATTCGCCCAGCGCTCCAAAGCCGCGCTGGGCCTGGCTGAAGGCGACGCGCCGGTGGCGCGCGACCAGGCCAAAGGCGAGCGTCGACACCACCGGCGACAAGCCGCCCGCATACGACAGGGCGACCAGCAAAATCACCGCCAGCGCAAAGGCGGCGGTCGCATCCTGGCGCGGATTCCTGAGTCCACGCAGCAGCGCCGGCACGGCCAGGCCGAACACGGCGCCGGTCAGGATCGACATTGCCAGTAACACCAGGCTGTTCCAGATGGCGTCGCCCAGGTCCTCGAAGGTGCGGAAAATCCAGAACGCCACGATGACATTGAACGCGAACACGGCCAGCACGCAGTTCTGGGCCGTCAGGTGCAGCACGCGTTCCGTCACCTGGCCCGAACTGCGCTGTTCGTTGATGACCCGCACCACGGTGGCGGGCGAGGTCGCCATCGACAGCGAGGCCAGCATCAGCGCCGTCATCTGCGCCGAACCGAAGGCGCCTGCGATGAAGTAGACGGCAATGAAGGTGGCCAGCGATTCGGCCAGCCCGCTGACGCCGATCCAGGGATTGGTGCGCAGCCAGTGCAGGTTGATGCGGTAGCCGAGCTCGAACAGGATCAGGCCGAAGGCGACGTCGGCCAGCATCGATACGGGGCCAATGTCGGGAAGCGGCAGGATGCCGAGCTGCGGGCTGCCCAGCGCGAAGCCGACCAGGCCGTAAAAACTAATGCGCGGCAAGCCGGTCCAGCGCTGCCCGAATTCCCCCGCGATCCAGGCGATGGCGATCGCGAACGGCCACGCGAGACTGGTCAGGATCGGCAACAGGTCGAGCATGCGGGCTCCTTGAGGGGAACGGGTCTTTGTCGATTTTACAAGACTGGTATGGTGCAGGCTGCACACGATTGGACCTGTGAATAACGGAAGAGTTCGTTGTCAGGGGAGCTGGCGCTGGCTAGAATGGCGGGCCCCTATCGATTCCTCATTCGTCGCTTCGCCCCGACGTGCTTTCATGCCCCAACCGAATGCCCCGCAAACGCAGCCCCAGCCGGGCCGCGCGCCGATCCGCCTTCTCGCCCAGGTGCTGACCTGCGTCGCCTTTTCGCTGATCGCATTGTTGATCATCTTTTTTGCACAGGCGCAGCCCTTGTCCGTCTTCCGTGGCCCGATGGCCGTGGGTGAACAATTGCTGTTCGGCCTCGGCCTGTCGGCGCTGGCGGCGGTGGCTTCCTATGTCAGCTTCCGCCTGACGGCGACATCCGAGGCGACCGCGAACACGATCAAGGCCTACGGCCGGCTGGACCTGTCGGGCTTCAATCCCGTCTGGATCAGCCTGGCCGCCGCGATCGGCGAAGAGCTGCTGTTCCGCGCGGCGCTGCAGCCGCTGCTGGGGGTGTGGATCACCTCGGTGATCTTCCTGCTGACGCATACGCCGGTGTACCAGTTCCGGCGTTTGAACCGCGCGACGCTGGTGCAGGCGGCGGGGGTGTTCGGGGCCAGCGTGGCGCTCGGCTTCATTTACCAGTACGTCGGACTGCTGGCCGCGATGATGGTGCACACGGCGCTTGATGTGATCGGGTTGTATGTGGTGCGCAATGCGGTGCGGGGAGCGCGCTGAGGCGGAGTGGCTGATCACATTGTGAACGCGTGGGCATGCCCACCCTACGTCGTGCATCGGCCTGTGACTGCGATGTAGCGTAGGGTGGGCATGCCCACGCGTGACGCGTGAAAGGCCCGCAGCCCTTTATTTACTCAACAAACGCATCGCCCGCTCCAATCCTTCGAGCGTCACCGGGAACATCCGGTTGTTCATGATCTGGCGAATGACGGCAATCGACTGCCGGTATTGCCACAGATGTTCCGGCTCCGGATTGAGCCAGGCGAACTTCGGAAAGGCGCGGCAGAAGCGGGCCAGCCATTCGGCGCCGGCCTCCTCGTTGTTGTATTCGACCGAGCCGCCCGGCGCCAGCACCTCGTAGGGGCTCATGGTCGCGTCGCCGACGAAAATGATGCGGGTGTCGTTCGGGTACTTGCGCAGTACGTCCCAGGTGTCGAAGCGCTCGGCGTGGCGGCGGCGGTTGTTCTTCCACAGGTAGTCATACACGCAGTTGTGGAAGTAATAGAACTCCATGTTCTTGAATTCGCTCTTCGCCGCCGAGAACAGCTCCTCGGTGCGCTCGATGTGGTCGTCCATGGTGCCGCCCACGTCCAGTAACATCACCACCTTGATCCGGTTCTTGCGCTCGGGCTGCATGCGGATGTCGAGGTAGCCGGCATTATTCGCCGTGGCGTGCACCGTCGCGTCGAGCGCGAATTCGTCGAGGGCGCCGGTGCGCGCGAAGCGGCGCAGGCGGCGCAGGGCGACCTTGATGTTGCGGGTGCCGAGTTCACGCTCGTCGTCGTAGTCCTTGTACGAGCGCTGGTCCCACACCTTGACTGCCGTGCGGTTGCGGCCGGCGCCGCCGATGCGTACCCCTTCCGGATTGGTGCCGCCATGCCCGAACGGCGACGTCCCGCCGGTGCCGATCCACTTGCTGCCGCCTTCGTGGCGCTCCTTCTGCTCCTTCAGCAGTTCGTTCAGGCGGTCCATCAGCTTGTCGTAGCCGAATTTTTCCAGCGCCGCCTTCTGCTCGGGCGTCAGCTCGCGCTCCATGCGTTTGATCAGCCAGTCGAGCGGGATCTCGCCTTTACTGGTGTCGAACACGGCCTCGATGCCCTTGAAGTAGCTGCCGAAGGCGCGGTCGAACTTGTCGAAATGGGCTTCGTCCTTGACCAGCACCAGGCGCGCGAGATAGTAGAACTCGTCGAGGGAAGGGGCGATGACGCTCTTTTCCAGGGCCTCGAGCAGGGTCAGGAATTCCTTGATCGAGACCGGGACTTTCGCGTTACGCAGCGCGAAGAAAAAATCGATCAGCATGGTTTATGCGGTGGCGTGCCGCGTCAGTTGATAGTGCAGGTGCGTCTTGATCTCATGCCATTCGCCGCGCACGATGCTGTACATGACGGTATCGCGCACGGTGCCGTCGCGCCGCGCGCCGTGGTGGCGGATGACGCCGTCCTTCTTTGCACCCAGCCGTTCGATGGCCTTCTGCGAGGCATAGTTGAAATTATCGGTGCGAAAACCCACCACCGCGCAGCCGAGGGTGTCGAAGGCATGCGAGAGCAGGAGCAGCTTGCAGCTGGTGTTCACGTGAGTACGCTGGACGCTTTTCGCGTACCAGGTGTAGCCGATCTCGACCCGGTCGACGGCGGGCAGGATGTCGTGGTAGCTGGTGGTGCCGAGCACGGCGCCGCTCGAGGAATCGACCACGGCGAACGGGATGCGGTCCGCCATTTCCAGCGCGGTGTGCACATAGGCCTGGGTGCGGTGCGGCTCCGGCACCGAGGTCACGCGCAGGTTCCACAGCTCGCCGTCGGCGGCGGCCAGGCGCAGGCCGTCGACGTGTTCGAGGCGCAAGGGCTCCAGGCGCACGCCGTTGAATTCGAGCGCCGTCGGCTCGACGTGGATCATCGGTTCATCCTCGACATGGAGAGGAGGCGTTCGAACAGGTGCACGTCCTGCTCGTTTTTCAGCAGGGCGCCATGCAGCGGCGGGACGACGGTTTTGTTGTCCTTGCTGTGCAGGGCTTCCGCCGGGATGTCCTCGGCCATCAGGAGTTTGAGCCAGTCGAGGAATTCCGAAGTCGAAGGCTTCTTCTTGATGCCGGGGATGTCGCGCACGTCATAAAAACTCTGCAAGGCGGCAGCCAGCAGCTCCTGCTTCAGGCGCGGGTAGTGGACCTGCACGATGTCGGCCATCGTTTCCCGGTCCGGGAATTTGATGTAGTGGAAGAAGCAGCGGCGCAGGAAAGCGTCCGGCAGTTCCTTCTCGTTGTTGGAGGTGATGATCACCAGCGGACGGTGTTTGGCGACGACCATTTCGCGCGTCTCGTAGACGTAGAACTCCATGCGGTCGAGTTCGCGCAACAGATCGTTCGGGAACTCGATGTCGGCCTTGTCGATCTCGTCGATCAGCAGCACAACCGGTTCCGGGGCGGTAAACGCCTGCCACAGCACACCCTTGACGATATAGTTGTGGATGTCGCGCACGCGCTCGTCGCCCAGCTGCGAATCGCGCAGGCGCGAGACGGCGTCGTATTCGTACAGGCCCTGCTGGGCCTTGGTGGTCGATTTGACGTGCCACTGCAGCAGCGGCATGTCCAATGCGGCCGCCACTTCCTCGGCCAGCATGGTTTTACCGGTGCCGGGCTCGCCCTTGATGAGCAGAGGACGCTGCAGCGTCAGGGCGGCATTCACGGCCAGCTTCAGGTCGTCGGTGGCGACATAGCTCTCGGTGCCTTCGAAACGGGGATGGGCTTGCATACGCGTCAATGGAAAGAGGATAAATTCCGAGTATATGCCAGAATTTCGAGGCTGGTGCAGCTGCCACGGATGGGCGCACGACGTTGGTAGACTGCAATCTTTTGTTGGGCTAGAATCAACAGCTTGGTACTTGTTTTTGCGGTAGCGGTATTCGATTAAAAAATTTTGCGATTCCCACCATGAAAAAACTTTTGGCAGTACTCGCGCTGGCAGCTTGCGCCGGCTCGGCTTCGGCGGCGGACGTCGTCGGTAACCCGAAGGCAGCCCCGAACAAGATCGAAATGTGTATCGGTTGCCACGGCATCCCCGGCTATAAAGCCAGCTTCCCCGAGGTCTACCAGGTGCCGATGATCGGCGGCCAGTCGGCCAAGTACATCGAATCCGCGCTGCACGCCTACAAGAAGGGCGACCGCAAGCATCCATCGATGCGCGGCATCGCCGCCAGCCTGTCGGACCAGGACATCGCCGACGTCGCCGCCTATTATTCGCAGCAGAACGCCCAGACCCGCAAGTAAGGACCACACGCCATGAAAAAACTGATCATCGCGCTGGCCCTCGGCGCCGTCTCCTTCAGTGCCGCCGCCGCTGACGTCAAGCGCGGCGAAGAGCTGACCAAGAAATACAATTGCGCCTCCTGCCATGGCGCCGACTTCACCAAACCAATCGACCCGAGCTATCCGAAGCTTGCCGGCCAGCATGCCGACTACATCGCCCACGCCCTGATGGCCTATAAACGCGGCGGCGACCAGGCCAACGGCCGCAGCAACCCGATCATGGCCGGCTTTGCGAAACCGCTGTCGAACCAGGACATGGCCGACATCGGCGCTTACCTGCACAGCCTGCCGTCGCAGCTGGTGGTGAGCAAGTAAGCGGCTAGCAGGAAGCGTGATGCGAAAAGGCGGCCATGGCCGCCTTTGTCGTTTTATCAGCGCGTCGCGCGCCTTCTGACGCAATCGATGTACGCCTCGGTATCGGGCGGCACGCCGTTCCGCTGCGAGGTCCAGATCATCTCGCCCAGGCACTCCATGATGTCGTGGTGGGCATCGTGCTCGCCGATGCGGGCGACCAGCAGGTCGTGCGCGGCCTTGATGCCGCGCGGCTGGTCGATCGAGACCTGTTCGGCGATCGACAGGTGCATCGACAGGTGCAAGAACGGGTTCGGCTGGCCGCCTTCGACCGAATAGTCGCGCGCGACGGCCGCGTCGGCGTCCATCAGGGCGTCATGGTATTCGGGGTGCTGGACGATCCAGTCGGCGGCGATGGCGTCCATCGGCGTCAGGATCTCGCCGGCGCGTTGCTTGCGGAAGGCGTCGCAGAAAAAGCGGCGCACGTCGTGCGAGGACGGTGTAAACATGGTGGAAACGGGAAGGCGGTGGGGAAGGGCGTCATTGTAGCGCGCCGCCAGCGCCTGCGCTGACTCGACCCTGTGGCGGTGGCTGCGGTGACTGCGGCCGGGGAAGGCCGGCCGCCGCGTTCAGGCACCCGAGGCTGGTGCGCTGCTCGGCCAGGGCCGGCAAGGCGGCCTGGTCGCCATGCGCGCTGTGCCACTGCCCCATGGCCTGGACCGTCTGGCAGCTGCGGTCCCGCGACAGTTTGGCGTCCTTGGCCGCTGCCGCGAGCACCTGCGCTGCGTTCAGCTTTCCGAGATAGAAATCGGTGATCGGCGCGGGCCATTCGTTGTCGCGGTTGGCCAGGCGCGCGTCGGCCAGTTCGGTTCGTGCCAACTCGGCCTGGCCGCTACGCACGCGTGCCAGATACAGGTCCAGCGCCGCCGCGTGGTGCGTGGGCAGCTTGTCCAGTCCGGCACGCAGCCGGGTGACGGCTTCGCCGTATTTGCTCTCCAGCAGCAACTTGTGTCCGGTCAGGATGTTGGCTTCGGCATTCCCTGCGCGCGCCGCCTTTTCCGCCCATTGCGCGGCCAGCGCGGGGTCACGCGGCACCAGCTTGCCTGCCATGTAATAGGTGGCCAGCGCCATCTGGGCGTCGGCATTGCCGGCCTCGGCCTCGGCCTGGATCCACGGCTCGAGTGTGTGCCGCTGGCCGAAAGGTTCGCCGCCGATATAGGACAGGTAGATCTTTTCCTGGCTCATCGCGAACAACACGCGGTGCGCACGCAGGAAGTCGGCGCCCAGCAATACCTCGGCCGTGCCTTCGTAGTCGAGGACCCCGACCTCGGCATTGTGCACGACTTCGTCGCCGATTTCGAAGCGCTTGAAGGTCGTGCGCCAGCGGGCGACCTTGCGCGTGCCCACGCCGGTG encodes:
- a CDS encoding CPBP family intramembrane glutamic endopeptidase yields the protein MPQPNAPQTQPQPGRAPIRLLAQVLTCVAFSLIALLIIFFAQAQPLSVFRGPMAVGEQLLFGLGLSALAAVASYVSFRLTATSEATANTIKAYGRLDLSGFNPVWISLAAAIGEELLFRAALQPLLGVWITSVIFLLTHTPVYQFRRLNRATLVQAAGVFGASVALGFIYQYVGLLAAMMVHTALDVIGLYVVRNAVRGAR
- a CDS encoding PleD family two-component system response regulator produces the protein MHAQKMPTAVRLLGFSPGAAVHLATLLAGAPRSGPLYSCLHEDSLQEPDIVLADGGNPAALAWLDGMRCAPPALVIGGSPHADYAHLALPIDPEQLHASLVRLLAERRRALALLSARGEPLLAERRRRPRLGADAGCADGRQPPRDGKVLIVDKGGAFRDHLAGLVGDGRLAIAWTDSAPMAVRLCDETPVSLAMINTATPGIDPYGLSRNIKAQDGAGRTAVVLLVGRTFNYDSTLAHGAGVRGLLDKPVGDRSLVCMLQRLTSLQDMPASVSSAM
- a CDS encoding cation:proton antiporter — its product is MLDLLPILTSLAWPFAIAIAWIAGEFGQRWTGLPRISFYGLVGFALGSPQLGILPLPDIGPVSMLADVAFGLILFELGYRINLHWLRTNPWIGVSGLAESLATFIAVYFIAGAFGSAQMTALMLASLSMATSPATVVRVINEQRSSGQVTERVLHLTAQNCVLAVFAFNVIVAFWIFRTFEDLGDAIWNSLVLLAMSILTGAVFGLAVPALLRGLRNPRQDATAAFALAVILLVALSYAGGLSPVVSTLAFGLVARHRRVAFSQAQRGFGALGELLTVLLFVFAASTLDWQKVAAGSLLAAVLVLARLVTKTAGVMAFSHLAGISWRKGALAGVALAPLSVFVILLLEHARLAGVHVVEELRSVAAVTMLLEVFGPIIIQRALVWAHEIPEPRPEASHAP
- a CDS encoding GNAT family N-acetyltransferase, which translates into the protein MIHVEPTALEFNGVRLEPLRLEHVDGLRLAAADGELWNLRVTSVPEPHRTQAYVHTALEMADRIPFAVVDSSSGAVLGTTSYHDILPAVDRVEIGYTWYAKSVQRTHVNTSCKLLLLSHAFDTLGCAVVGFRTDNFNYASQKAIERLGAKKDGVIRHHGARRDGTVRDTVMYSIVRGEWHEIKTHLHYQLTRHATA
- a CDS encoding vWA domain-containing protein → MLIDFFFALRNAKVPVSIKEFLTLLEALEKSVIAPSLDEFYYLARLVLVKDEAHFDKFDRAFGSYFKGIEAVFDTSKGEIPLDWLIKRMERELTPEQKAALEKFGYDKLMDRLNELLKEQKERHEGGSKWIGTGGTSPFGHGGTNPEGVRIGGAGRNRTAVKVWDQRSYKDYDDERELGTRNIKVALRRLRRFARTGALDEFALDATVHATANNAGYLDIRMQPERKNRIKVVMLLDVGGTMDDHIERTEELFSAAKSEFKNMEFYYFHNCVYDYLWKNNRRRHAERFDTWDVLRKYPNDTRIIFVGDATMSPYEVLAPGGSVEYNNEEAGAEWLARFCRAFPKFAWLNPEPEHLWQYRQSIAVIRQIMNNRMFPVTLEGLERAMRLLSK
- a CDS encoding AAA family ATPase; amino-acid sequence: MQAHPRFEGTESYVATDDLKLAVNAALTLQRPLLIKGEPGTGKTMLAEEVAAALDMPLLQWHVKSTTKAQQGLYEYDAVSRLRDSQLGDERVRDIHNYIVKGVLWQAFTAPEPVVLLIDEIDKADIEFPNDLLRELDRMEFYVYETREMVVAKHRPLVIITSNNEKELPDAFLRRCFFHYIKFPDRETMADIVQVHYPRLKQELLAAALQSFYDVRDIPGIKKKPSTSEFLDWLKLLMAEDIPAEALHSKDNKTVVPPLHGALLKNEQDVHLFERLLSMSRMNR
- a CDS encoding c-type cytochrome; this translates as MKKLLAVLALAACAGSASAADVVGNPKAAPNKIEMCIGCHGIPGYKASFPEVYQVPMIGGQSAKYIESALHAYKKGDRKHPSMRGIAASLSDQDIADVAAYYSQQNAQTRK
- a CDS encoding gamma-glutamyl-gamma-aminobutyrate hydrolase family protein is translated as MADEQPKPDAEPSGPPLENRAETPQRIPDRRASSGGVPRYQRPGDTPFALAGRVLRSRWRALRDRFSRDFMRRTLRIGVSARIFHPEPGSTGLRSKNLQYLEESIAQWVMSRDVLVFMIPTVNTNGLLHPSNITLRHYARHLDGLVLQGGADVSPQTYSESPTRPEWSGDRARDLYELELLHEFVEAGKPVLGVCRGCQLINVAFGGTLYQDVATNVPSALAHVHTDYDAHRHAIEFPPGSSLGRMFPNAGRPIVNSIHHQAVKEPGRDIRIEAVSYPDGIVEAIRYDKADFVMGLQWHPEFHRAGGTDLLDCTPVLDEFLRAARETRL
- a CDS encoding DNA topoisomerase IV subunit B, whose product is MATKKPAPDYSESSIRVLKGLEPVKQRPGMYTRTENPLHIIQEVIDNASDEALGGYCSNIGVTLNVDGSVTVEDDGRGIPVGIHPEEGVSTVEIVFTRLHAGGKFDKGSGGAYAFSGGLHGVGVSVTNALSKRLEITVWRKTEDGNGVHNLVFADGDVIEPLSSAPFERGGKKNGTRVTAWPDAKYFDSPNIPMGDLVRLLRSKAVLLPGVTVTLTNAKTGDVQTWRYDEGLRGYLVEAMNQSTSGQTVIPLFEGAGYAAAGDESFAEGEGAAWVVAWNEEGAVVRESYVNLIPTPSGGSHESGLRDGLYGAVKGFVELHGLLPKGVKLLPEDVFARVSFVLSAKVLDPQFQGQTKERLNSRDAVKLVSTFTKPPLELWLNQHVEYGKKLADLVIKQAQSRMRSLQKVEKKKSSGVAVLPGKLTDCESTDLTRNELFLVEGDSAGGSAKMGRDKEYQAILPLRGKVLNTWETDRDRLFANNEIHDISVAIGVDPHSQGDSPDLSGLRYGKICILSDADVDGSHIQVLLLTLFFKHFPALFRHGHICVARPPLYRVDVPPRGKKPLQKLYALDDGELLAIEDKLKKDGLKEGSWNISRFKGLGEMNAEQLWETTMNPDTRRLLPVALGGFDHGESSARFNMLMGKGEAAARRAWIEEHGNETEADI
- a CDS encoding YbdK family carboxylate-amine ligase, which gives rise to MPLEPFTQSTPLTFGVELELQLVSLSDFDLTAASPDLLHLLARKPFPGNVTPEITESMIEINSSVQSTYPALLAELQEIRDTLVAAGDQLNIGIAGGGTHPFQHWSEQKIFPKARFEHLSSLYGYLAKQFTVFGQHVHIGCGDGDNAMYLLHALSRYIPHFIALSSSSPFVQGHDSHFDSARLNSVFAFPMSGRAPFMLSWAEFESAYFAKMERTGIVKSMKDFYWDLRPKPEYGTIELRVCDTPLTVERAAALAAYLQALCSYLLERFDEPPVEDDYLVYNYNRFQACRFGLEGAITHPKTYETVSLREDILATLNKMEPYAAALGSLDGLKHLALAAAHGSDATLLRQQYEQQGSVEGMVHAAINWFRGERRFRRR